atattattctcgcgtctgcaaagaattgaagagaagattatatggagttatgatggaagatatcgatgttgttgggtataaatagctcactgaggtcaaggagaaaggttgtcgagagttgggaggagaggagagaaggctgcagagggagaatcaccatttctctctgctgctgctgctgccattgatgaagaggaagaacacgaagaacagacggccaaagacagtcgttcccaaacagtgacaacgaccggtCTCTGTtggtcgtagtcagctacgcagacaacagcagcactcttttatcgttctttgtaacggtgttctgtaacgcttataagcgttgcagtttaccgattttcacccttttctccattttttcttcattgtaaacaccaattgagcttaataaaatattttgagaggtatttcactatgatgaactaaacccaagcactgggacgacggagaaagccttaattcatccatgtgttaatttaattaattctttttatttactttttgcactaattttaattgaattaagattttaaattaattacttgtgattttatttAATGGGGTATGCttggtcctagggatttttgatgcgccatgctcataaaatacaactaatattttataaaatctatcttggcaataaactagagttaatatttgttttgtttttgaacaataattgttagaattaatttctgaaccacttgaaaatgaaaaaaacggccgtatctttagtcccagtactctttcccatattgttaatattttttgtatatattttttttttaaatctttacaagtccgagcaacgaacttttactaccactttcaatattataacaaaatggcgccgccgacgcggacttgtatatagattgatttattttttttagatttattatttttttttagaattgtatgttcctttttacgtttctttttgtctttattttgcaggttcaaagtgaaaactaaggacttggagaggaaaaatcataaagcgaaaagagaagaaaaaaaggacaattttaggatttaatttttaatttgtaatttttttagagtgtgtgaggaaaactgtaattttttatttatttattttggactttggactttaaacaattggactttgtttttttttttaaccctacgaaagggtattattattaaaaaaataaataaattattatataaactgtgtgcagggaaggacgacgattactatatcgtctcggcccctcgggttcgcacacggcataggagtcgtggcccgagtcgacgacaacggttcatcgcccgtctggtacgggaggtaagtccaatcgaaacacccgtgaatctcctgcaagcgggttactgtctgccttaaggtgataattttttgaggacgaaccggactgtctttattttcctagtaaagggcaaggcctggcctaaacaagataagggttcggatttcatcacccttcccttcttgcccgccttaggaaaacgaaacctaacgcgaacccaagcttaaaatttggaatagaacgagaccgatagggtaacgagcttaataggaaactcgttcgaaaaatattggttgctctttaagcacactccaaagttcatgatggtttctgtgagttgaatgcgtgactgcgccgccttgtgatagcggtgaagccttgggtatcaaagctctactgagcttccctcgcctcaattcaacttactttgactcggattgattccagaggggtttgctcaaattgcaacgaattccctttcgaaagatagaagctggtctagaaacaatctaagtggatccatcatgctttttgtttgctagaaatctttaggtttgctttggtggagtcgagtcggccttgtttgtgattgtatagaatccctctgtagtttatatttcttcggtgatgaatccttttgaggagacgccacctgcgatgacgttgcgagaatatatgtctagaaattctcgttatcaagagacgtcttcggaaatgactcttggtgaatatattcGTGGGaaacgatatatggatactccaacttttattgaggaatcacctctaacgatctatgagaaatattataaacatagaccatgtagttgggaacaaagcttgagaattcgtgaatatcaaaaattatattgtgatgatgatgaggaggaggatggtgatgatgattataatgatatttctagttcaaatccaaataattttaataattatttacctattcaaaaggacgaggatttgactagaaatacccccgttttagacgatgattacgaaaccgatgatggtttagaggaaccagtttatcttgagagtactgttttcgagtcaaacgatttagaaacaatagtcttagaagaactcgtagagattagcggggatgaacctgacttagaaaaatcaatcgcccactttcaggaatctgatgacctagaaattagggagattatgaccagtctacctagagacgccgaaaactctaagtttgggggtgattatcattctccatgttctttaactcttaaaaatatccctcacttgggacttgacatcaatgcctcacccatcttacgagactatcttcgtactcgttttccagaacctaatgatatccaacaagagtctcaactgttagaaacccatcctctggttgatgtggttaacccaggcaataataccaagattgattttgttttcccaccaaatagttttcttccaaatgtgggaacatatagatttcaaatgtgtcgaatattaagttgtgagactaaacctaaatgctttaggaaattagaatcgacacatttgcttaaggatgaccactactctcattgtggtcaattatgtaagtcatatctgattgacttagaggatccgcaattatttaggttattacttcgtgattctaagttcgtatttgagtttttccagactctaggacctagtaatttagatccaatctatgaggaaatgcatccaagaaaaatattttatttagaccctttcatagaacctgaacctgaaccacaattagatataaatatcttaatcaggaaactaggtaagggcacgctagtcttgttcattttttggttcactgcaatttcctgttgtcatctctttttggttttaaagacccgcagttattccggctactgttatacggttcgagttgactaaaccttttctaagtctggctgaagactttaaacttagcactttttgggaggtaacccaatctcatgcaacacggtaatatccttccttaactcttttgcttcaaatagtaaccgtttctccttgttcatgcttttaatttcatctttagaacattgaggacaatgttagatttaagtttgggggtatgggaaaatcttttagttgcaataaataaactccagagcctagaaatttacgcctattaaggatagcactaaccaatctaagtggatggaaacatttttgttttaggagttgaggaaccaatctgactagatggaaacatctatagagtctattcataaaagcacagagctcaggtgttagaaataacatgatagtttcgccatatctcgtcgagtccttttcactttctattttcagttttcttttatttcaagtgatttggtggggcacacgattcaagttgttaccactgctagggtgaattagagtgactgagattactaaaaaaaaaaaaagactggaccagttagaccaatcggaataagtattaacacttggatagcaatatgcgtgtgttctccctgtttccgtcgcctaagcaagcgtggaatgcaggacccgtgggaactatcgtgtaatctgctgacaagaagcatgcgcttggatcaaaaatctattcatgccgttaaaaaaaaaattattgttatgtgtagtcaactgctggttcccttgtatttgccagtttgttgatctagatttaagttattgaccactggttcccttgtatatgccagttgtgttgatattagtcagaccggtatctcagtccattaggataggttcattctggcagtggccttcagacagatatgggaaacatcgttcacttttcaaccatctacatttttctttttccatcttctttcttttcatgtgattagtctgactccgagtatgatgtccatcgtgaaaatcttagtagagctctgtcacttatatgaattttagtatgcttgagtgaaaactcgtgtacagtaattggaatttcgcatcagggtacttcctcctataattaataagtatgccaaccaaggaggttctttagtgctttccaagattttgcgtagatagttagggtctggagtattggtttttgtgggtacacctctgataaacccacccgagattaactcggtcacttttcaagaataaatttgctcgaggactagcaaataataagtttgggggtatttgatagacacatttttgtgtctaatttgtcctcaatgcctgtattgttggaactctatttttgtactaatattgtgtttttatgtttgtttaggtgtttttggagaaaatacccttgtatggaaagagttgctcaaaaagtgatgatttacaccctggagaaaagtactaaaggcaccccagaaatgtcctggaggcgccccagaaatgtaccggaaacgtcccagaaatgtcccggaggaaaccagaaaaattactatttcaacccaggaattactatttcagcccaaattcctaaggggacaccactgtttgctaaggggacaccttttcacgatttgaatttgaaaatggcgGGAGAAATCAATCACGCATGCATGAAATTTCTACTTGATTcttggacgtgtttttggaagattcgatcgctggaaattattgggctaAGCCTGCTAAGGCTAAACATGccgaatgcaagtgattttagcgatcaagttgggctgaaatgaccgggagagaagatcaaagtccaaacaggggagttgttttcacgggagaatattttggaaaatattggattctgttggaggatatacgtgcattatctcatgggattcgaatatatctaagctaggaaagattgagagagcgtcagaagccaagagaatatttggtaaacacgatttcgattaaacaggaaaaaaatcaaaaatattattctcgcgtctgcaaagaattgaagagaagattatatggagttatgatggaagatatcgatgctgttgggtataaatagctcactgaggtcaaggagaaaggttgtcgagagttgggaggagaggagagaaggctgcagagggagaatcaccatttttctctgctgttgctgctgctgccattgatgaagaggaagaacacgaagaacagacgaccaaagacagtcgttcccaaacagtgacaacgaccggtCTCTGTtggtcgtagtcagctacgcagacaacagcagcactcttttatcgttctttgtaacggtgttctgtaacgcttataagcattgcagtttaccgattttcacccttttctccattttctcttcattgtaaacaccaattgagcttaataaaatattttgagaggtatttcactatgatgagctaaacccaagcactgggacgacggagaaagccttaattcatccatgtggtaatttaattaattcttttatttactttttgcactaattttaattgaattaagattttaaattaattacttgtgattttatttgatggagtatgcttggtcctagggatttttgatgcgccatgctcataaaatacaactaatattttataaaatctatcttggcaataaactagagttaatatttgttttgtttttgaactataattgttagaattaatttctgaaccacttgaaaatgaaaaaaacggccgtatctttagtcccagtactcttgcccatattgttaatattttttgaatatatattttttttaaatctttacaagtccgagcaacgaacttttactaccactttcaaaactataacatcaGGCCTTGGCTGAGACTTGGAAAGCAGTTCTTAACCTGGAAAGAGACGGCTATATAAGCTCTCTAGGGTTCTATTCTATGAGGGAttatcttctcttctattttttttcctagggtttgaacatgatagttttattgcttcttcttgtttatgaaATCCATTGATATGATTAgtaattctcttttggttaaggaataagttggaatcccaaccatgatatttatgcaatgaattagttttgtctccatactttgttgcttatgattcacttttaatattgttacatgatttgaatacatgtttagtcgagtcgcgaatcggttgaattagttttcatctctattgctagattagggttattatatgcaaaagtgataattcctgattgcaagtagcataattgtgagtattgcttgtagtgatacatcctaatagtcacaagtggatcataacctttgttaaaacggattagtgcttttacacgttcatttgcattgattagtcttatttcatagaacttagtgctcttagggagttaaacttaattgtgcttttacactttaggttgctttctaggtagaattcacattcgcatcttttaatgtgtttgttgatgacaagaggaaattagcgggatattcttgcgatcaaggtatcctaggacttttgataaaagttgagattaaatatcaattctagttattgttacaaattcatgtttgtgaatgaaaactaatccttgaccaatatcttcatcttattgatttgcttgtttatttcattatttgcttttagtttattttcctttaaataaaaatcagaaatcccccttgtttatataggaaaccgaaacaacttgacaacctagatcctctctgtgggaacgatcctttcttacccttgctatattatatattttaagttgtgagaaagtaatattatttttgacgcatatgacAGCGATCACGGGGCGGACAGTGCTAATAAAATCCATTCTTCAATCCTACCCTACTTATCAAATGCAAGTGTTAGAACTCCCAAAAGAGACGTTGGACCAACTTGAtagaattcaaataaatttttggTGGAATAAAGATGTATCTAAAAGACAAGGCGGGTTCATAAAAGCCTGGTCAGATTTATGTAAACCCATATCTCAAGGGGAATTAAGAATAAAAAACCCTCACAAATTCAATCTAGCGCTTCTTACAAAGCTAGCAAGTAAATTAATCTCCAATCCAGATCAATTGTGGGTAAAACTCCTAAAAGCCAAATATTTTCCAAACTCACACCCTCTAGAGTCCTCAAGAACCTCCAACCTCTCATGGATATGGACTAGTATCAAAAAAAGGTCTGGAACTTAAAAGAAATTTCTTCTGGCAAATAAAAGATGGAGAGTCGGAAAAAATTTGGGAAGACAGATGTATTCCTAATGAAGATGTTATTCAAAAACCAGATGATAAAGTAAACCAAATTCCGGAGTGGGTAAATGAGTTGATTACTCTAGATAATAATTGGGATATGGGAAAATTAAATGAATTATTCTCTCCAAACATTAAGGAaaaaatcctagaaatatcaactcAAATCAGAGAGAAAGACAAGATCAAGTGGAGACGTCCCTTTTCAGGAGATTTTTCagtgaaaaatatatataatttcCTTATAATACAAGACCAAGATTCTGATATTAGGGATAATTTCCCGTGGAAGAAATTGTGGAGAATTAAAGCTATTCCAAGAATTAAACTATTCGTTTGGAAATTAGTACAAAAAGCTTTACCAACTTCTAATAGACTGGCGAAGCATATGTCTAATATTTTGGCGGACAGTCAGATGTGTAACTCTCAAGTTCAAGAAAATGATGAACATCTTTTCAGACTTTGTCCATTTGCAAGAGTTATTTGGTTTAGTTTACCTTTGAGCCATATCACAACCAAGCTACCACAAACAACTTAAATAACTCGGTAAAAAATTAGATAGAAGATCCGATCAACTCTCAAATATCGGATAAAATAGCTACAATTCTCTGGTTCATATGGAAGCACAATTGTTCAATTGTTTTTGATAATAAAATTCTGAACCCATCCATGTTGATAAAGCAAATAAACAAATTCTTATATTCAGCCTCTGCAACAACAATTACGAAAAATACTTCGGGCAATACTAGGAATTTAATAAGTACAAATTGGGTTTATCTAAACACATATTGGATAATCTTTGTATACGCGGCTCATAAGAAAGAGGATCTATCAAtgggatatgtttttttttattattctcaaCTGATCAAGAGGAATTTATACATATTGAAGCGGGGTCAGATAAAGCAATGTCGGCAGCCCACGCAAAAGCGAAAGCTATGTTAAAGGCCATGCATTGGTTAAGGGATAACATATTATCTAGTGTTTCGATTGTCACATATTGCAAAAGTGTTGCGGACTTCGCGTCAAATAAGAGCAAAGAAATTGCTTGGGAAGATGAAAACTCAGTCAAAGAAATATAAAAAAACTTCGAATCACTTCCCCGAGCTAAGGTAAGGTATATAAACAGAAAACATAACTAAGCAGCGGATACTCTGGCGAAAGAAGCAAGAATAAAGAGTTTGCAACATCTTTCGATGTGCATTAAGGAAAAAAATTAGTAAATCAAGTTTATTGTCTAATATCTTTGAAAGATTTGACATTATAAATCTTTTGTACTATATTTCTTGAGTAATAAAATTAACtttcctatcaaaaaaaaaacacaataatgCTCGGTCACATATAAACAAAATGATGTTACCGACCCAACAATGATCTTGTGTCGGGAATTTAACTTCTCGATATGGTCTACGAATAACATAACATAAATTACGACACCGTGAACTTAGCAGCAAAGAATAAATCAAGAAGAGGGAAAAGACCTTGGGATAGTATCTAGTTTTCAAATGAGAAAAAAACCACATCCATTAGTGTGTCACATAAATGTTTGATGCTTATTGGGGCTCTTTTGGCCTGAGTTTGAAGCTCGCCAGCATCTCTTTGCGGATCAAAAACAAGTTAGTGTCCCATAATAAGTCTGCAAAGGGGAATATTTGTGAAAAAAGATTTTTTTCACAAGGATTGTATCCCTAttgtaaattttttttcaaaTACGTTTAAACttctttaaatttttttcttgtaGAAAAAAAATTCACCCAAAAAAGATCTTGAGTGAACACACACTTCCGAACCCAAGACCAAACCACAACCCAAGTGGGTTGAATGAAGTACTTTTCATATGTGAAAGTATGTTTATCAGAGAGTTATGACGTGGATTCCAAGAATCCTAGTGATATAAAGAAACTTTTATCTTTAGTTTTCCATCTAGATTTTGATAgatatttgaaaatatatataattCCATGGAATTCAAACTAGACTTGTGTGGATGTTTATAAATCCATCATAAAAATTAAATTCTATAAAAATCTAAGGCATTCAGTTTAGATATTGTGACTCGTAGAAAATCTTCggtattcaatttttttttcatgatcCAAGAAAATTGTGGTTATTTTTGAtcttattaggaaaaaaaaaatatttttctttcatcAGACTCTCTGTGGGAAAAGAATTTCCTGGATTCTTGTATCAGGCAAAAATAAAttgtaaaacataaaaaaaattgctAGGAAAATGGAATTATATTAAACAAAAAGAGTTTTACAAATGGTTGAGGAGTGGAGGCAATGATCTCATCCATTCCCAAAAACTATTTTGTTGTCTACAATACTTTGCAGCAACATCAGTAAATGATAAAAACTCAGAATTTCTACTGACATGCTTGACTTCATAAAAATTGAAATTGTTCAAAAAAACAAACCAACTAGTCtggttatttttatttcttaagtaaGAGACCGGTTTCTTAGCATCACTGTTGATGAATATCATTTCTAGATTCAGATTCTTAGCCCATTCAGCAGCTACAAGAATTACGAGACATCCAGCTTTTTTGGATCTTTAGCTATCTCTATAAATGTTTTGCAACATCCATAATTTCATGTTCCATCAATAATATAAATGCAAATACCAGTAGAGTTATCTCTATAAGAGGCATCACAATATAACATAGCATAATTATTAGGTAGATTATCTGGTGGTGAATGAGATAGGGTTGCTCTGGTAACGAGTGGCATAGAGTTATTGGTAGTAGCTTCTATAGTTTCTCCTGCAAGTTTCATGGCATAAGAAGCCGTAGCAGCAACACTTAAGATTTTCCTTGAAATGTCTTGAAGCATTTATCCCTTTGTATGGTCCAGGCAATAGTAAGTATTTGACGCATCATTGTCATATTTTTACATGTATAAATCCACTTACATATCCATGAATGGATGTCTATATCAGAGCTAGAACCTTGTAGCACCAGATTCCCACAGGAATTAAAGCCCAAACCTCTTTCGAGAATGAGCAGTGAAGAAAAACATGTTCTGCAGTTTCTAACGTATTATCCCCACAGAGAGAACAATGAGCATCTTGTTCAGGAGAAAATCTAAACACTCCAGACTTAGTGGGAAGTGTGTTTCTTATGCATTTCGAGAGAAAAAGAACTTTGGGTAAAACTGGTGTATTTCACAAATTTTTTTAGTTCTGTGTCTGTTGAGTGCTAAGTGGCGACCTATTATGATTTGAAATAACTATATATGTAGTCCTGACTTGAAAAACACCAGACTTAGTATGAGGCCAGACTAATCTGTCTTCCCCTATCAAAGGTAACCTAGTATTACTAATTTTCTGGCAGTTATCTGGAGTAAAAAAACACTGAACTAGATCAATGTTCCACTGTTTAGTGTGTAAAACATTAATATCGTTTATTAGGTACGCCGACTGGATAAAGATGATAATGATGGTTCAGAAGGAAACAAATGCTAGTGCGCATTCTATCTTCCGTAAAAAACCATTGAAATATCGATGATGAGTAGATCGTTTCAATTTTAAGTGTCTGAGCATAAATAACATATTCAATGATAGTCTTTGTTACACCATCATTAGTCTGAGTTCAAGGTGGATTTTTCGTATGTTGTTAAGGATACAAACAACACAAAAATAATCTTGCACTGGAAATACCATGCAATGGTGATTGGAACTCCAAAATGTGCAAGCAGACTAATTTTTCTTTTGAGGAGTGGAACCTTATCAAGCAACCTATTTTCTCACACTGTTGTACTTATACCTATACATATCAAGTATGTTCACTAGGTATATTCGTTGATAAGTACACATATTACTGCATTATTAAGGGGTTGATTATTCCAAATGACTTTTCCCCCTTTTAACAAGATATACTTGGTATTTACATATGAATCAGTTCGATATGGATGATAATTATATTTGTTAAGTCTTTATGATTCCATACAAATTTTTAAAAGAATTCATATTAATATATCATAGTTTCAAAAAATTACAATCGATGGACCTAAAATGAAACCTTATAAGTCTATATAATTCATCTAACACATGAATCCATGCTAATCCACATAGTTCTTGATTTAATACATCCCATGTAAAGCTTTCATTCAAGTGAAAATGCACCATTGTCTCTTAGTGACTTGTGGGTCCAATGATCAAATCCCACCAAGATTATTTAAACAGTTTAAAGTTtcattttcccagtcagaagtccGAAAAAACTAATAAGTGATGACTGTCGAGACTTACATACATCAGTTAAAGGAACGATGAGgccaatgaataacaaaatttaaGCTGCCATGATACCTAAAATTGATAGACGAGCAATGTGTACTTGGCGTTTGGATGGTAGTTTACACTGCGAATACTAACGAAAATATGTAACTTATAAGTATTTGcaataataatgtgttaataaATTCTCAATAAAGTTATGCGATATTTTGATTGAATAAAAATCCAGCACCTTTTAGACAGTCTAATTTAATtttgaaactgtttttttttaatacgaaAATAAATTCATTGGTGGGAGGATTAAATGACAGAGGTTTTATCCATTTGGATTTTTAGATTAATCCAATCTGGAATATTGTCTTGGTTACGCCAACTAACAGAGCTATCTAGAGTAATTGCAAATTTAGCTAAAGAGTGAGCCACATCATTGGCTTTCCTGGGTGCATACCTAATTATTAAAACTACCCCTTAAAACATCTAGAATTTCTGAAATAATACAATTTGAGGTCCACTTCACAGCATCTCTATTCCCGTTGATGGCAGCAATTATATTTTTGCAATCTCCTTCTATGTGTAGATTACTGCAACCTATTGTCTTTGCCCACTGTATTCCTTTGTATGCTGCAATGGCCTCTGCTTGCTCAGCATTTATGGCTCTGTCTGGTGTGCATCCAACTCCATGTTGCTCACCTGCAATATCACGAATTATTAATCCTAATCCTGATTTCTTATTTAATAAGTCAAATGCAACATCAAAATTTAACTTTAAATAATCCTGGGTTGGAGGATCCCAAGAGTCCCTGTAAGAAGTGTTTACAATATTTCTTCCTTGATTACTCCCTATTAAGGAATTCTGCCAGTCATTATAGTAAGACTGTATTCTGCTAGAGAGAGCAGCTACATTCACATGTATATTATCAAACAAAACTGCACACCTGTTTTTACATATGTGCCACAAAGCTACACAAACCTTCTGATAACAGGTAAGATCATCTACATTCATTCTCTGGCTATTATGATTAAATTTATCAGATAACCAATCATTAATATTACAATTACTAATCATGTTTGCTAACAGGGTATTTGTAGCAAGCCAAATATTCCTTACAATAGGGCAATCAATAAGAAGATGTTGCATTGTTTCTATTGAGTTGTTACAAAGAGAACAATTCCCAATAGCATGGTTAACATATCTGGAGAGTTTTTCATTAGTGGGAAGCATTCCATTAAGAAATTTCCAAATGAAATGTTGCAGTCTTGGTGGAAGCTTAGTTTTCCAAAAGAGTTTCTAGTTTAAGTTTCTATTTCCTATTGAGCCAACAAGAGATTCATTGAGAATAACTTTATAGGCAGATTTAACAGTAAATCTACCACTATTTTCAGGTTCCCATCTAAGGATATCTACATCTCTCCGAGGAAGTCTAATATCTCTAATTTGATTAACGGTTTGTTGGTCTAAAAGAGCCTCAAAAATATCCACCTTCCAATTGTTACTACCTGCATCTATTAGCTGATTGACAGTGGACATATGTGAAGAAACCATTGTACTATTAACTAAGTTCCTATTCCCAGGTATCCATCTATCTTTCCAAATTGTTATTTCTTTACCATTTCCTATTTCCCAGCAACTGAATTTTTTCACATTCAATAAACCTTTGGTTATACCCTTCCAAATCCAAGATCCATTATCAGTAAACTCATTATGAAGAGGATTAGAGTTATGAAAATACTTACCTTCCAGCAGTTTGACCCACAAAGCATCCTTACAGGTGACCATCCTCCAAGCAAGTTTAGTTAGGAGAGCTTCATTCATAATAGCAGACTGTTTAAGGCCTAATCCTCCTAGACATTTAGGGAGGGATATCTTTGTTCCACTTTTTAATATAAACACCTTTagtatttttcttcttatttcaccAAAAATTACTTTGAATGGAATCCATCTTATTAGTAAGGATTTTGGGCATTGGGAACACAGACATGTGGTGAGGAGCAAGAGTACTGACAACAGATTGAGTAAGAACAGTTCTTTCTGGCTAACTTAGGAACTTAGATTGCCAAGGATCTAGTCTACCATCATATCTGTCCATAAGCTCACTAAAGGTTtgagt
This is a stretch of genomic DNA from Papaver somniferum cultivar HN1 chromosome 1, ASM357369v1, whole genome shotgun sequence. It encodes these proteins:
- the LOC113340098 gene encoding uncharacterized protein LOC113340098; translated protein: MQHLLIDCPIVRNIWLATNTLLANMISNCNINDWLSDKFNHNSQRMNVDDLTCYQKVCVALWHICKNRCAVLFDNIHVNVAALSSRIQSYYNDWQNSLIGSNQGRNIVNTSYRDSWDPPTQDYLKLNFDVAFDLLNKKSGLGLIIRDIAGEQHGVGCTPDRAINAEQAEAIAAYKGIQWAKTIGCSNLHIEGDCKNIIAAINGNRDAVKWTSNCIISEILDVLRGSFNN